GCAGCCTTGAGATTCCTGCCTACCTTTGTAGGTTATCTAAAATTGTTTTGATCTCAACCTAATTTTTTCTACGATGTCAAGACCAACTGTCTATTTAGCGATTACCAATCATGGATTTGGTCATGCTGTGCGATCTGCTGCTGTCGCCAATGAAATTCAAAAGCGTTGTCCTGATGTGTTATTAATTTTAGTGACAACAGCCCCTCGATGGTTATTAGAGTCTTATATTGAGGGGGATTTTATTGTCCGTCCCCGTGCTTTGGATGTGGGGGTGGTGCAGTCTGATAGTTTAACAATGGATCAAGCCGCAACCCTACAGCAATGGCAACAAATTCGTCAACAAGAACGTTCAATTATTGCCGGGGAAGTTGGTTTTATTAAACAAAATCAAGTTAATTTAATTTTAGCCGATATTCCCCCCCTCGCTACCCAAATTGCTCAAGCTGCCGGAATTCCTTGTTGGATGATGGGTAATTTTGGCTGGGATTTTATCTATCGAGATTGGGGGGAAGAGTTTATAGAATTAGCGGATTGGATTGTCAGTTGTTTTAGTCAGTGCGATCGCTTATTTCGCTTTCCCCTCCATGAATCCATGACGGCTTTTCCCCATCAAATTGATGTCGGTTTAACCGGAGGAAATTCTCGGTTTAATTTAGATGATTTACGAGAAAAATTAGCTATTACTACTCCCCCGGAAAAAACAATATTATTAACCTTTGGAGGTTTGGGATTAACGGCTCTCCCTTATTATAATATTGAACGGTTCTCTGATTATACATTTATTAGTTTTGATCCTAATTTACCTCGGTTTCCGAATTTAATTCAAGTCAGTAACTTTCTAGAATTACCCGATATTCATTCCCATCTGTTTCGCTTGCGTCCGGTAGATTTAATGCCTCTATGTGGACGAGTTATTTCTAAACCAGGATATAGTACCTTTGCGGAAGCATTACGCTTAGATATTCCCATCGTTTCTCTGACCAGAGATGGATTTGCTGAAGCCCCTGTTTTATTAGACTGGTTGCAAAATTATGGGACTCATCAAATTATAACGGCGACGGAATTCTTTGAAAAAGATTGGGATTTTCTGCATCAACCTGTACAAAAACCTCGCTTATCTCAAGAATTAGATAAAAATGGCAATGAAGCCATCGCTCAAGGGGTGGTTGACTATCTTTTGAATTCACTTTAAAATTTAAGGGGAATAAAGCCCTGAAGGGCTTACTACGGGTTTTAATTATGACTCATTATCAAGAAATTTTGGATATTCAAACCAGTGGTAAATCATTTTCTAATATTACCCATTATGTGCAGGAAGTTGTTAAAAATTCTGGGCTAAAAATTGGAATCTGTCATTTATTTTTACGCCATACTTCCGCGAGTTTAATTATTCAAGAAAATGCTGATCCTGATGTTTTAAGAGATTTAGAGAACTTTTTATCAAAATTAGTTCCTGAAGGTAATTATTATATTCATGATGCGGAAGGTTTAGATGATATGCCTGCCCATATTAGAACAGTTCTCACCCATACTTCTGAACAAATCCCCATTGCTCAAGGACGATTATTATTAGGAACTTGGCAAGGAATCTATGTCTGGGAACATCGTCGCCATCGTCATAACCGGGAATTAGTCGTACATATTATGGGGGAATAATATTAACACATTATTTTAGGGGAATTATAGGTTATAATTTTGATTAATTGGAAGCCTCACAAATAAATTGGAAGTCGATAGAAACAATAATTGATGAAAATCGTAGTCGCAAGTTATTTTCATAATCTATAGCAATCCCAAATAGGTTGTAATATTTTATCGTAGGGGTTTGGTTTCCAAACCCAGGCGCAAAGAGGGTTTGGAAGGACATTACCCCTACAGAACTTTTCCATTTAGAAGAGGAGTTTCCCGGTCGTTACGTCGTTATTAGTACAACCAATATCAAGCATTTAGGGTTGTTTTCCAATGCTCAAGAATGGCAAGATATTAGTTATTAAATCTCTAGTTACAGTGGGGTGAGTCAGTGAATTCCTTCTAACTCACCCCACCCCAAAACTTACAAACTAGACATCACTTCTCTAGCGGCTGCTAAAGTTTTATCAATATCTTCATCCGTATGAGCTAAAGACGTAAACCCGGCTTCAAATTGAGAAGGAGCTAAATAAATTCCCCGTTCTAACATTCCCCGATGGAAACGACTAAATTTAGCTAAATCGGATTTTTTCGCATCCTCATAATTATGGATTGGCCCTTCAGTAAAGAACAAGCCAAACATTCCACTAATTTGTCCGCCACAAGCCGCATGACCTGTTTCTTTGGCTATTTTTAACAACCCCGCACTTAATTTTTTGGTGATTTTATCCAAATATTCATAAGTTCCAGGTTTTTGCAATAACTCTAGGGTTTTTATCCCTGCTGTCATCGCCAACGGATTTCCTGATAAGGTTCCCGCTTGATACATCGGGCCAGCCGGAGCCACCATTGACATAATATCCCGACGTCCGCCATAGGCCCCCACAGGTAAACCGCCGCCAATGACTTTCCCCAATGTGGTTAAATCTGGTGTCACCCCAAATTTCTCCTGAACCCCGCCATAAGCAATGCGAAACCCGGTCATCACCTCATCAAACACCAATAAAGCCCCATTTTCCTTGGTCAGAACTCGTAGACCTTCCAAAAATCCGGCATCAGGAGGAATAAAACCAGCATTGCCTACAATCGGTTCTAGGATGACTCCCGCAATTTCGCCCGGATTTTCATTAAATAGCTCTTTGACCGCTTCTAGGTCATTGTAAGGGGCGGTGAGGGTACTAATGGTAACGGCTTTAGGAACTCCAGGAGAGTCGGGTAAACCTAAGGTAGCGACCCCGGAACCCGCTTTCACTAAGAACATATCTCCATGTCCGTGATAGCAGCCTTCAAATTTAATCAGCTTATCCCGTCCGGTGAAGGCTCGCATCAAACGCAAGACCGACAAACAGGCTTCCGTTCCCGAATTGACAAATCGTACCATTTCCACGCTAGGAACGGCATCAATCACCATTTCAGCTAAAATATTCTCTAATACGCAAGGAGCCCCGAAACTGGTACCTTTTTCTAAGGCTTCTTTCAAGGCGTTGATCACATCGGGATGGGTATGACCGCAAATGGCAGGCCCCCAGGAGCCAACATAATCAATATATTGATTCCCGTCAACATCCCAAGCATAAGCGCCTTTGACTCGCTCAAAGACAATGGGTTGTCCGCCGACCGACTTAAACGCCCGCACAGGAGAGTTTACACCTCCCGGCATAATTTTTTGGGCGGCGGCAAAGATTTCTTCTGATTTTGTGGTTGTTAAGGGTATGGTCACTCTGAGATAATCTCCTTAAAGGTCTATTGTTTGGGTGGATGCGTTAAAAACGATCAGAATATGGCTTTTACTAGGTATAGCCAAACCAACAAGATGATATTGTAGTCAAGTTAGGGATCTGGTTGTATTGGGTAAATTTATGTCACGGTTAAAACCCCTAGAGTTAAGCCTGTTGAGTGGGATTGATACAATTCGTTACAACGAAAAAGGATTGATTCTAGCCGTTATCCAAGATTGTTTAGAAGGAACGGTGTTTACTTGGGTTTGGATGAATGCAGAAACCTTAGAAAAAACTTTAACCTCTCAGCAAGTTTGGTATTGTCAAGATCCAGAAATTCTGCTCTGGAATTCGGAAATTTTTGTCAACGAAATTCGCTACATTGATGAGAACCCGATGATAATTATTGGGGTTGAAGCACAGCATCAGGAGTTATCAGGAAATACGTTATCGGGATTATTTGATGTGATTTGCGAACGTCGAGACTATCCACAATTAGAATCTTACACTTGTAAATTATTAGCCGGAGGAGATAATAAAATCCTCAAAAAAATTGGGGAAGAATCTGCTGAGGTGGTGATGGCTTGTAAGGACAAAGATAAAGATGCGATCGCCTCAGAAGTTGCGGATTTATTTTATCATACTTTAGTGGCTTTAGCCTACCACCATGTTGATTTAAGAGACGTTTACCAAAAGTTAGAAGAACGCCGAAATTGACATTCTCCACTAAACTAATACTTCAATACTTATTATTTTTTTGTCATTACTATTAAATAGTAATATCGGTGGCGGAACTGGGGATCAGAAAACTCTCCGGTGCATTTTACTTAAATCCACCATAAATAAATGTAAAAATCCCCTAAAAACTGCCTCAAACCCCGAAAAAACAGGATTTTTCTGAAACGGTATCCAGTGTTACCCTAGATAAATTTGGTGAAATCTACTATAATTAAAGGGACAACACTCACCAAGGAGGCGACGCTATGAGTACCGTCCTGTCTGCTCTTAACGTTCAGGAAACCTGGGAAGACCCCGACCTGAATCTTACCCCTGATGATTATAGTCTATTGACCGACCTCTACCAACTGACGATGATTGCCTGTTACACCGGGGAAGGACTCGACCAACGACAGGCCAGTTTTGAACTATTTACGCGAAAATTGCCAGAGGGGTTTGGCTATTTAATTGCGATGGGACTGGCCCAAGCTCTCGAATATTTAGAGAAATTCCGTTTCACTGAAGCCCAACTTCACGCCCTCCAGTCTACGGGACTGTTTACCCACGCTCCCCAGGAGTTTTGGTCACTGCTGGCTACCGGACGCTTTACTGGGGATGTGTGGGCGGTGTCGGAAGGGACGGCTATTTTTGCGAACCAACCCTTTTTGAGAATAGAAGCTCCCCTGTGGCAAGCTCAGTTAATTGAAACTTATCTATTAAATACGATTAATTATCAAACCTTAATTGCTACCCGGGCAGCGAGGTTGCGGGATGTGGCGGGGCCAAAAGCGACGTTATTAGAATTTGGCACTAGGCGGGCTTTTAGTCCCCAGGCGTCTTTGTGGGCGGCGAGGGCGGCTTTAGCTGGAGGGTTGGATGCGACCTCTAACGTTTTAGCGGCGTTGAAATTGGGCCGGAAACCGACGGGAACGATGGCCCATGCGTTGGTGATGGCAATTTCGGCTTTAGAAGGGTCAGAAACTCAAGCGTTTACGGCTTTTCATCGCTATTTTCCAGGGGCGCCTTTATTAATCGATACCTATAATACAATTGATGCCGCCCGGAAACTTTCAGAACAGGTAAAACGGGGGGAAATTGAGTTAAAAGGGGTGCGTTTAGATTCGGGGGATTTAGTTAGTTTATCACAGGAAGTGCGATCGCTTTTACCGAATATTCCGATTTTTGCCAGTGGCGATTTAGATGAGTATGAAATCGCCCGTTTACAAGCAGCTGGGGCGATTATTGATGGTTATGGTTTGGGGACAAAATTAGTAACGGGAATTCCAGTAAATGGGGTTTATAAGTTAGTTGAAATTCAGGGAAAACCCGTGATGAAGGAAGCTACGGGAAAGGTGACTTATCCAGGGAAAAAGCAAATTTTTAGAACCTTAAAACAGGGTCAATTTATCGCTGATGAAATTGGGTTAATTACAGAACCAATAAAAGCTGAATCTTGGCATTATTCTAATGTGCAATCAATATTTCCGTCACGGATACCGTTAATGCGGTTAGTGATGAAGCAAGGAAAACGACTTTATTCCACAGAATCGTTAACAGAAATTGCTGAACGCACGGCAAAATCCGTTGCCAGTTTACCCTCAGAAACCCGATGTTTAAATCATCCGGTTTCCCCGACGATTCAAATTTCTCCAGCGTTACAAAAATTAACAGAAACCACCCGTCATTAATTGTTGTAGAATGGGAACAATCCACAGGAAACTGCTACCTATTGAAACCGATAATTGATATCAGATGGGGGTGAGAGTGTCAAGCG
The sequence above is drawn from the Planktothrix serta PCC 8927 genome and encodes:
- a CDS encoding glycosyl transferase, with amino-acid sequence MSRPTVYLAITNHGFGHAVRSAAVANEIQKRCPDVLLILVTTAPRWLLESYIEGDFIVRPRALDVGVVQSDSLTMDQAATLQQWQQIRQQERSIIAGEVGFIKQNQVNLILADIPPLATQIAQAAGIPCWMMGNFGWDFIYRDWGEEFIELADWIVSCFSQCDRLFRFPLHESMTAFPHQIDVGLTGGNSRFNLDDLREKLAITTPPEKTILLTFGGLGLTALPYYNIERFSDYTFISFDPNLPRFPNLIQVSNFLELPDIHSHLFRLRPVDLMPLCGRVISKPGYSTFAEALRLDIPIVSLTRDGFAEAPVLLDWLQNYGTHQIITATEFFEKDWDFLHQPVQKPRLSQELDKNGNEAIAQGVVDYLLNSL
- a CDS encoding nicotinate phosphoribosyltransferase is translated as MSTVLSALNVQETWEDPDLNLTPDDYSLLTDLYQLTMIACYTGEGLDQRQASFELFTRKLPEGFGYLIAMGLAQALEYLEKFRFTEAQLHALQSTGLFTHAPQEFWSLLATGRFTGDVWAVSEGTAIFANQPFLRIEAPLWQAQLIETYLLNTINYQTLIATRAARLRDVAGPKATLLEFGTRRAFSPQASLWAARAALAGGLDATSNVLAALKLGRKPTGTMAHALVMAISALEGSETQAFTAFHRYFPGAPLLIDTYNTIDAARKLSEQVKRGEIELKGVRLDSGDLVSLSQEVRSLLPNIPIFASGDLDEYEIARLQAAGAIIDGYGLGTKLVTGIPVNGVYKLVEIQGKPVMKEATGKVTYPGKKQIFRTLKQGQFIADEIGLITEPIKAESWHYSNVQSIFPSRIPLMRLVMKQGKRLYSTESLTEIAERTAKSVASLPSETRCLNHPVSPTIQISPALQKLTETTRH
- the hisE gene encoding phosphoribosyl-ATP diphosphatase, encoding MSRLKPLELSLLSGIDTIRYNEKGLILAVIQDCLEGTVFTWVWMNAETLEKTLTSQQVWYCQDPEILLWNSEIFVNEIRYIDENPMIIIGVEAQHQELSGNTLSGLFDVICERRDYPQLESYTCKLLAGGDNKILKKIGEESAEVVMACKDKDKDAIASEVADLFYHTLVALAYHHVDLRDVYQKLEERRN
- the hemL gene encoding glutamate-1-semialdehyde 2,1-aminomutase — translated: MTIPLTTTKSEEIFAAAQKIMPGGVNSPVRAFKSVGGQPIVFERVKGAYAWDVDGNQYIDYVGSWGPAICGHTHPDVINALKEALEKGTSFGAPCVLENILAEMVIDAVPSVEMVRFVNSGTEACLSVLRLMRAFTGRDKLIKFEGCYHGHGDMFLVKAGSGVATLGLPDSPGVPKAVTISTLTAPYNDLEAVKELFNENPGEIAGVILEPIVGNAGFIPPDAGFLEGLRVLTKENGALLVFDEVMTGFRIAYGGVQEKFGVTPDLTTLGKVIGGGLPVGAYGGRRDIMSMVAPAGPMYQAGTLSGNPLAMTAGIKTLELLQKPGTYEYLDKITKKLSAGLLKIAKETGHAACGGQISGMFGLFFTEGPIHNYEDAKKSDLAKFSRFHRGMLERGIYLAPSQFEAGFTSLAHTDEDIDKTLAAAREVMSSL
- a CDS encoding secondary thiamine-phosphate synthase enzyme YjbQ encodes the protein MTHYQEILDIQTSGKSFSNITHYVQEVVKNSGLKIGICHLFLRHTSASLIIQENADPDVLRDLENFLSKLVPEGNYYIHDAEGLDDMPAHIRTVLTHTSEQIPIAQGRLLLGTWQGIYVWEHRRHRHNRELVVHIMGE